In Ferroplasma sp., a single window of DNA contains:
- a CDS encoding FAD-binding protein, whose amino-acid sequence MKGINIVVAVKQVPDADDLRIDPVTNNLVREGVPAIINPPDLHAIEEALRIKEKYGGTVSIVSMGPPKGDLTLRDAVAMGADNIYLITDAAMVGSDTWATSYTVSRGIDKIGKPDIILFGRRALDGETQQVGPQTAMWLGIPEIAYTDKILDINMETGVAKLQRTTEFDTETVEVKMPFVATITENSNNPREATLEGMIKSMTYQVTRLSKDDIKADPKKIGLAASPTKVIRVRPPPKMRNPEIIKNEDLNKTVDFLVAKIKESLKGMKSMENAYEKPEPVTNVEDNIWVYIDHFDGELNKTSLEILGAARRVADLMDTKLGAVIIGDKDEKLIDTSFKYGADEVYYCEAENAGRYDNDIYTAALEMMINKYKPNSIFFPGTSNSRELASTTAIKVNTGLIADCIIFDVDEKGQLQATRPDFGGKETSTIICPNNKPIMVTTRAGVFSALPERDFKGKVIREKMKKADTRFKITDYKNIEKTNVLAAAQVVVGAGRGLVNKDNLKLAEELADKIGGIVGVSKPLADANWYPHDRQVGQTGTTIRPNLYIALGISGAIQHLVGIQGSKRIIAINSDPEAQIFENCDYGVIGDVFQIVPELIKKIGDVNA is encoded by the coding sequence ATGAAAGGCATTAATATTGTTGTTGCTGTGAAGCAGGTTCCGGATGCCGATGATTTGAGAATTGACCCGGTAACCAATAACCTTGTCAGAGAGGGAGTACCCGCAATTATAAACCCTCCTGACCTGCATGCCATAGAAGAGGCACTCAGGATAAAAGAAAAATATGGCGGAACAGTTTCTATTGTTTCAATGGGCCCACCCAAGGGCGACCTTACATTAAGGGATGCCGTGGCAATGGGCGCAGATAACATATATCTCATAACAGACGCAGCAATGGTTGGATCAGATACATGGGCAACATCATACACCGTTTCAAGAGGAATAGACAAGATAGGGAAGCCAGATATAATATTATTCGGGAGGCGTGCCCTGGATGGGGAAACCCAGCAGGTTGGGCCGCAGACAGCTATGTGGCTGGGCATTCCGGAAATAGCATATACAGATAAAATACTGGATATAAATATGGAAACAGGGGTTGCAAAACTCCAGAGAACAACGGAGTTTGATACTGAAACAGTTGAGGTAAAGATGCCCTTTGTTGCAACCATAACAGAGAATTCAAATAACCCAAGGGAGGCAACCCTTGAGGGCATGATCAAATCAATGACCTATCAGGTTACAAGGCTTTCGAAGGATGACATAAAGGCAGATCCTAAAAAGATCGGCCTGGCTGCATCTCCCACAAAGGTTATAAGGGTAAGGCCGCCGCCCAAGATGAGAAATCCTGAAATTATTAAGAATGAGGATTTGAACAAAACTGTGGATTTTCTCGTGGCCAAGATCAAGGAATCCCTGAAGGGAATGAAATCTATGGAAAATGCCTATGAAAAGCCAGAGCCTGTAACAAATGTAGAAGACAATATATGGGTTTATATCGATCATTTCGATGGTGAGCTTAATAAAACATCACTGGAAATTCTCGGTGCTGCAAGGAGGGTTGCAGACCTCATGGATACGAAGCTCGGTGCAGTTATTATAGGAGACAAGGATGAAAAGCTTATAGACACATCATTCAAATACGGTGCAGATGAAGTTTATTACTGCGAGGCTGAAAATGCTGGAAGATATGACAACGATATATACACTGCTGCCCTTGAAATGATGATTAATAAATACAAGCCAAACTCAATATTCTTCCCTGGAACCTCAAATTCAAGGGAACTGGCATCAACAACAGCGATAAAGGTCAATACAGGGCTTATAGCAGATTGCATTATATTCGATGTGGATGAAAAGGGACAGCTGCAGGCAACAAGGCCCGATTTCGGCGGCAAGGAAACATCAACAATCATATGCCCGAACAACAAGCCCATAATGGTAACTACCAGGGCAGGAGTGTTTTCTGCACTTCCTGAAAGGGACTTCAAGGGAAAAGTTATACGGGAAAAAATGAAAAAGGCTGACACAAGATTCAAAATAACCGATTACAAAAATATAGAGAAAACCAATGTTCTTGCTGCTGCACAGGTGGTTGTTGGAGCAGGCAGGGGGCTGGTAAATAAGGATAACCTGAAGCTCGCCGAGGAGCTTGCAGACAAAATAGGAGGAATAGTCGGTGTGAGCAAGCCACTTGCTGATGCAAACTGGTACCCTCATGACAGACAGGTCGGGCAGACAGGTACAACAATAAGACCAAATCTTTACATAGCCCTGGGAATATCAGGAGCTATACAGCATCTTGTTGGAATCCAGGGATCGAAGAGAATAATTGCAATAAACAGCGATCCAGAAGCGCAGATATTTGAAAATTGTGATTACGGAGTTATAGGGGATGTTTTCCAGATAGTCCCGGAACTCATTAAAAAAATTGGTGATGTAAATGCTTGA
- a CDS encoding phosphoribosylaminoimidazolesuccinocarboxamide synthase, which produces MELLRKGKVKDVYDDGETLIFKFSDRISVFDKIIPSAIPHKGESLCRTSSYWYNVASSIGVDTDLVGLISDSEMRVKKYRQLDHGYSFLSNFMVPLEFITRYYLAGSLFDRIKSGEIDYHSLGFKNMPVYGDRLPDPFFEVSTKFEKFDRYLNISEALEISGLKLSELYEIREIIFKIDRRINSSVESRGLVHADGKKEFALGTGRNPVIIDTFGTLDEDRFWDKNDYDNGQINELSKEMVRQYYRESGYHKKLMDAREKHEKEPDIEPLPENMVKTVSDLYIHMYEKITGLKW; this is translated from the coding sequence ATGGAGCTCCTAAGAAAAGGCAAGGTTAAGGATGTTTATGATGATGGAGAAACACTTATATTCAAATTCTCTGACAGAATTTCTGTATTTGATAAAATTATTCCATCAGCCATACCACACAAGGGGGAATCACTCTGCAGGACCTCAAGCTACTGGTACAATGTTGCATCATCAATCGGGGTCGACACAGATCTGGTAGGCCTTATATCTGACTCGGAAATGAGGGTGAAAAAATACAGGCAGCTGGATCATGGATACTCATTTTTGTCCAATTTCATGGTTCCACTGGAATTTATCACACGTTATTATCTTGCCGGGTCCCTATTTGATAGAATCAAGTCAGGCGAAATTGATTACCATTCCTTAGGATTTAAGAATATGCCCGTATACGGGGATAGGCTTCCTGACCCATTCTTTGAGGTTTCCACGAAATTTGAAAAATTTGACAGGTATCTTAATATCAGTGAGGCACTGGAGATATCCGGGCTGAAGCTCAGTGAACTTTATGAAATAAGGGAAATAATTTTTAAAATAGATAGAAGAATAAATAGTTCCGTGGAATCCAGAGGGCTTGTGCATGCCGATGGGAAGAAGGAATTTGCCCTTGGAACAGGAAGAAACCCTGTAATTATTGATACATTTGGAACACTGGATGAGGACAGGTTCTGGGATAAAAATGACTATGATAACGGGCAGATAAATGAATTGAGTAAGGAAATGGTAAGGCAGTATTACCGTGAATCCGGGTATCATAAAAAACTAATGGATGCCAGGGAAAAGCATGAAAAAGAACCGGACATAGAACCGCTGCCGGAGAATATGGTAAAAACAGTCTCTGACCTTTATATCCATATGTATGAGAAAATCACCGGCCTAAAATGGTAA
- a CDS encoding pyridoxal-phosphate dependent enzyme, translating to MSLLTEIAADSNKIGIGNTPLFRLGNSGIYSKLEYLNRFHSIKDRAAFFMLDYAMKTGRLKKGMTIIEGSSGNTGIALAGISNLLGFHSEIVVPESAPYETVRTLKEYGADVIITPGNSTENSINYAIEKARGNPDKYYRPGQHENEMNSNAHYYGTGPEIAREIPDPDHLVIGIGTGGTITGLSRFFKDHGNTTVTGIIPEEGSHITGLRNPFKSDYRSIIEKYSNYIDEIITVSQDDAYRGVREIQEKYNLFCRPFIGC from the coding sequence ATGTCATTATTAACTGAAATCGCAGCAGATTCAAATAAAATCGGAATAGGGAACACACCACTTTTCAGGCTCGGAAACAGTGGAATTTATTCAAAACTGGAGTACCTTAATCGCTTCCATTCAATCAAGGACCGGGCAGCATTCTTCATGCTGGATTATGCAATGAAAACCGGCAGGCTGAAAAAAGGAATGACCATTATAGAGGGTTCTTCCGGGAATACTGGAATTGCCCTTGCCGGAATTTCAAATCTCCTTGGATTTCACAGCGAGATAGTTGTCCCGGAATCTGCCCCGTATGAAACAGTAAGGACACTGAAAGAATATGGTGCAGATGTTATCATAACACCTGGAAACAGTACAGAAAATTCTATCAATTATGCCATAGAAAAGGCTCGTGGCAACCCGGATAAATATTACCGCCCGGGTCAGCATGAAAATGAAATGAACTCAAATGCCCATTACTATGGCACAGGTCCGGAAATAGCAAGGGAAATTCCAGATCCTGATCATCTGGTCATAGGAATAGGTACAGGTGGAACCATTACAGGATTATCGAGATTCTTCAAGGATCATGGCAATACAACGGTGACAGGGATAATCCCCGAGGAGGGTTCACACATCACCGGCCTCCGCAACCCGTTCAAATCCGATTATAGGTCAATAATAGAAAAATACAGTAATTATATAGATGAAATTATAACAGTATCACAGGATGATGCATACAGGGGTGTCAGGGAGATCCAGGAAAAATATAATTTATTTTGTCGGCCCTTCATCGGGTGCTAA
- a CDS encoding NAD(P)/FAD-dependent oxidoreductase, which produces MLDYDIVVVGAGPAGSAAALKAASEGKKVLVIERGPEPGSKNVSGAMIRKDYVTSIFGEDMPFERKVETIKVSLYNGNKPVDIEFHPDGLVTTGRLKFDKWLSSISEKAGAMVIPKTTALKLNWENGVAKSLTTDRGEVSAKSFVLAEGVNSLVSMESGINGDWTPENSVQAVKMVYSIKKGDLNTLFNLPDDNTGMSWRMITSDPLVAGFMYTYKDSLAVGIGSPIKELVDRKIRPEKLLDDFLEMTGIAEKVKGYSLREYSAKIIPEGGFPDINVAKGNVYLCGDAIGLVDPLTFDGITPAIASGTIAGEAAVYNYDKEIYRYNLMKNPEISKIAKERKLETDFMTGNKAGEYINMVSSMLEGWASGDLMGIRNTMVSNYRNLIPDLMTFVMRMR; this is translated from the coding sequence ATGCTTGATTATGATATAGTAGTGGTGGGAGCAGGCCCAGCAGGTTCGGCCGCTGCACTTAAGGCAGCCTCAGAGGGGAAGAAGGTACTTGTGATAGAGAGGGGTCCGGAACCCGGATCAAAAAACGTTTCCGGCGCCATGATAAGAAAGGATTATGTAACGTCTATCTTCGGAGAGGATATGCCATTTGAGAGAAAAGTTGAAACTATCAAAGTTTCTCTTTACAATGGTAATAAACCGGTAGATATAGAATTCCATCCAGATGGCCTTGTTACAACAGGCAGGTTAAAATTTGATAAATGGCTATCATCTATTTCTGAAAAGGCGGGCGCCATGGTCATTCCCAAGACAACTGCATTGAAGCTTAACTGGGAGAATGGCGTTGCAAAATCACTTACAACAGACAGGGGAGAGGTATCTGCCAAATCCTTTGTTCTGGCAGAGGGAGTCAATTCACTGGTTTCCATGGAATCGGGAATCAATGGCGACTGGACGCCTGAAAACTCTGTACAGGCTGTAAAGATGGTCTATTCCATAAAGAAAGGAGATCTGAATACATTGTTCAATTTGCCCGATGATAATACCGGCATGTCGTGGAGAATGATTACATCAGATCCGCTGGTGGCAGGGTTCATGTACACATACAAGGATAGCCTTGCAGTTGGAATTGGTTCTCCGATTAAAGAACTTGTCGACAGAAAGATAAGGCCGGAAAAACTTCTTGATGATTTCCTTGAAATGACAGGCATTGCTGAGAAGGTAAAGGGATATTCCCTCAGGGAGTATTCGGCCAAGATTATACCTGAGGGTGGATTCCCTGATATCAATGTTGCAAAGGGCAATGTTTACCTCTGCGGGGATGCAATTGGGCTTGTAGATCCTTTGACATTTGATGGAATTACCCCGGCAATAGCATCAGGAACAATAGCAGGAGAAGCCGCAGTCTACAATTACGATAAGGAGATCTACAGATACAACCTTATGAAGAATCCAGAAATTTCAAAGATTGCAAAGGAGAGGAAACTGGAAACAGATTTCATGACCGGCAATAAGGCTGGTGAATACATAAATATGGTATCATCTATGCTGGAAGGCTGGGCTTCAGGAGATCTGATGGGAATAAGGAACACCATGGTCAGCAATTATAGAAATCTAATACCTGACCTGATGACTTTTGTTATGAGGATGAGATAA
- a CDS encoding MFS transporter, with protein MSRNVGLFVIVLGLMMTGIDTTAVILALPDITLDLHSNLDTTIWVIIIYLLIIAVMTTQLGRFGDSFGRSKIYNSGFVVFTVGSALAGTSFNIYELIGFRALQAFGGALMQANSGALIADLYPPNERGRAYGYTSIGYTTGATLGILVGGIITTFIGWEYIFYINIPIGIAATILGIKNITGGKTTKTYFDIPGLISLLAALTLTTYGAANITGVGVDTFNISLIITGLIILGVFISVEKRVKNPIINMKVFTNRVFNFSLFASFFESMGYLSVIFIIIMYLQGIRGLSPLDASLLLVPGYVIGACIAPFAGRLTDKIGARIPATSGLFLMLAGILVYITFSVTTPLYFVIIASILGGSGSSLFYPANNSAVMANAPPGYYGLSSGLLRTFANIGTLISYVLAITIASITVPRYVAFEVFLGLHNIIGSLAAKFMTGIRSALIMSFIIIFVAILLSLFRGKENRSVARNSR; from the coding sequence ATGAGCCGAAATGTTGGGTTGTTTGTTATAGTTCTGGGACTAATGATGACCGGTATTGACACTACCGCAGTAATACTTGCCCTGCCGGATATAACACTGGATTTGCACTCAAATCTGGATACAACCATCTGGGTTATTATTATTTATCTGCTGATAATAGCAGTTATGACTACCCAGCTTGGAAGATTCGGCGATTCATTCGGCAGATCAAAAATATATAATTCCGGGTTTGTGGTTTTTACTGTGGGTTCTGCGCTTGCTGGAACATCATTCAATATTTATGAACTCATAGGATTCAGGGCATTACAGGCCTTCGGGGGAGCCCTGATGCAGGCAAATAGTGGGGCCCTGATAGCGGACCTTTATCCCCCAAATGAGAGGGGCAGGGCATACGGTTATACATCTATTGGATATACAACAGGTGCAACTTTAGGAATACTTGTTGGGGGAATAATTACAACTTTCATTGGATGGGAGTATATATTTTATATAAATATTCCAATAGGGATTGCTGCAACCATACTTGGAATCAAAAACATAACAGGTGGAAAAACAACAAAAACATATTTTGATATTCCGGGGTTAATTTCACTTCTGGCAGCCCTAACGCTTACAACATATGGTGCCGCAAACATCACCGGCGTTGGGGTTGATACTTTCAATATATCACTGATAATAACTGGCCTCATCATACTCGGAGTATTTATCTCCGTGGAAAAAAGGGTAAAAAACCCCATAATAAACATGAAAGTTTTTACAAACCGGGTATTCAACTTTTCACTTTTTGCCTCATTTTTTGAGAGTATGGGTTATTTATCCGTTATTTTTATAATAATAATGTATCTGCAGGGGATACGTGGTTTGAGCCCGCTGGATGCTTCCCTGCTGCTGGTGCCGGGTTATGTTATCGGAGCCTGCATTGCACCTTTTGCCGGCAGGCTAACAGATAAAATAGGGGCCAGGATTCCTGCCACATCAGGATTATTCCTTATGCTTGCCGGCATACTGGTTTACATTACATTTTCCGTTACGACGCCCCTGTATTTTGTAATAATCGCATCAATTCTAGGTGGCAGCGGCTCATCGCTCTTTTATCCTGCTAATAACAGTGCTGTAATGGCTAATGCACCTCCTGGCTATTATGGATTATCATCTGGCCTTCTGCGTACATTTGCAAATATCGGTACGCTCATAAGCTATGTTCTCGCCATTACCATAGCATCCATTACAGTACCCCGGTACGTGGCATTCGAAGTATTCCTGGGGCTCCATAATATAATTGGGTCGCTGGCTGCTAAGTTTATGACAGGTATCCGATCCGCCCTAATAATGTCCTTCATTATCATATTTGTAGCAATATTATTATCACTCTTCAGGGGGAAGGAGAACAGATCGGTTGCCAGGAATTCCAGATGA
- the gltA gene encoding citrate synthase, giving the protein MAVSLGLEDVFIKYTGLTYIDGNAGVLRYRGYDVNDLVEHTSFEEVCYLMTRGELPSKKQLEEFKASIKEHYALPEHVLDLISVLPRDADTLTMMETAFASLSSGDYKWSKENDSKQVPVILGENLGIISNIYRHKMGMELKNPDPKYDYAEAFLMNCFGKADEKKIMAMNAALVIYVDHEVPASTTAALVASSTLSDMYSCITAATAALKGPLHGGAAEAAYKQLLDIGTPDNVENWFKTNILDGKKRLMGFGHRVYRTYDPRMKIFKRLATELDQNEEQKKYFEIAKRLEDLGVKEFGAKGIYPNTDYYSGIVFNEIGFPIYMFTTLFGFSRVLGWLAHVTEYVEEEERLIRPRAVYTGPDKRDFIKIEDRK; this is encoded by the coding sequence ATGGCAGTGAGTTTGGGACTCGAGGATGTATTCATAAAATACACAGGATTAACATATATAGATGGCAATGCGGGGGTTTTAAGATACCGCGGATATGATGTCAATGATCTGGTAGAGCATACCAGTTTCGAGGAGGTCTGCTACTTAATGACCCGGGGAGAATTACCCAGCAAAAAGCAGCTTGAAGAATTTAAGGCGTCCATAAAAGAACATTATGCACTTCCAGAGCATGTTCTCGATCTTATTTCAGTGCTCCCCAGGGATGCAGATACACTGACAATGATGGAGACAGCCTTTGCATCCCTTTCATCAGGTGATTATAAATGGAGCAAGGAAAATGATAGCAAACAGGTACCGGTAATACTGGGAGAAAATCTCGGGATAATTTCAAATATTTACAGGCATAAAATGGGTATGGAACTCAAGAATCCTGACCCTAAATACGATTACGCAGAGGCATTTCTCATGAACTGTTTCGGAAAAGCCGATGAAAAGAAAATAATGGCAATGAATGCTGCACTGGTTATTTACGTTGACCACGAGGTTCCAGCATCCACCACAGCAGCCCTGGTTGCATCATCAACACTTTCAGATATGTACTCCTGCATAACGGCTGCAACTGCAGCACTTAAGGGCCCACTTCATGGTGGTGCTGCGGAGGCCGCATATAAGCAGCTGCTGGATATAGGCACCCCAGATAATGTGGAGAACTGGTTTAAAACCAACATACTGGATGGCAAAAAGAGGCTCATGGGATTCGGGCACAGGGTTTACAGGACATATGACCCGAGAATGAAGATTTTCAAGAGGCTTGCCACGGAACTTGATCAGAACGAGGAGCAGAAAAAATATTTTGAAATAGCCAAAAGGCTTGAAGATCTCGGTGTTAAAGAATTCGGCGCCAAGGGAATATATCCAAACACAGATTATTACTCTGGGATAGTTTTCAATGAAATCGGTTTTCCCATATATATGTTTACCACCCTGTTTGGCTTTTCAAGGGTCCTTGGATGGCTTGCCCACGTAACAGAATATGTAGAAGAGGAGGAAAGGCTGATCAGGCCGAGGGCAGTTTACACAGGGCCTGATAAAAGGGATTTCATAAAAATAGAGGACAGGAAATAA
- a CDS encoding 4Fe-4S dicluster domain-containing protein: MRTEEKLYTLRYKKDDKSHLAIKDVNTCLECTAKYGEPQPCVSICPANVFSWQNNRIVIGYENCVECGASRIACPYENIDWNYPRFGKGIALRYA; encoded by the coding sequence ATGAGAACAGAAGAAAAATTATACACGTTGAGATATAAGAAGGACGACAAATCGCATCTTGCAATCAAGGATGTAAACACGTGTCTGGAGTGCACTGCTAAGTACGGTGAACCACAGCCCTGTGTTTCCATATGCCCGGCAAATGTGTTTTCATGGCAGAACAATAGAATAGTAATAGGTTACGAAAACTGTGTGGAATGCGGTGCATCTAGGATTGCCTGCCCCTATGAAAACATTGACTGGAATTATCCCCGCTTCGGAAAAGGCATAGCCCTGAGATATGCATAA
- a CDS encoding histidine phosphatase family protein, whose product MLLYFVRHGETYNNVEAVFPLDDTELTENGKREAIQTGKYLKDIEFDSVFSSPISRVQNTLKIMGFEEYTTTALLRDVGTGDLTGKKMADVTAIDPEWYATFQDGVENRYHVEKFSSVKRRMQEFTSSISDRDYRRVLIGTHLEPIRAMFSIATTTEGMPLTKLEIGNCSISVFSLHGNTVELKGFNWYPLERYRDSKNKSFN is encoded by the coding sequence ATGTTGCTTTATTTTGTGAGGCATGGTGAGACCTATAATAATGTTGAGGCAGTATTTCCACTGGATGATACAGAACTTACGGAAAATGGTAAAAGGGAAGCCATCCAGACCGGAAAATACTTGAAAGACATAGAATTTGATTCAGTTTTCAGCAGCCCTATATCCAGGGTGCAGAATACTCTTAAAATAATGGGTTTCGAAGAGTATACAACCACTGCACTGCTGCGGGATGTTGGTACAGGGGACCTTACAGGTAAAAAGATGGCCGATGTAACAGCGATAGACCCTGAATGGTACGCAACATTTCAGGATGGGGTTGAAAACAGGTACCACGTGGAGAAATTCTCCAGCGTGAAGAGAAGGATGCAGGAATTTACATCATCAATATCGGATCGTGATTACCGGAGAGTTTTAATTGGTACCCATCTGGAACCAATAAGGGCCATGTTTTCAATAGCGACCACCACTGAGGGTATGCCACTGACTAAACTGGAAATAGGAAACTGCTCAATATCTGTCTTTTCACTTCATGGTAACACCGTGGAGCTAAAAGGTTTTAACTGGTACCCTCTTGAAAGATATAGAGATTCAAAAAATAAATCATTTAATTAA
- a CDS encoding long-chain fatty acid--CoA ligase, with product MYGDDNTESLKNANSLDEILIKSYPPGISRHIEIPETGIYQAFSRSAERYSRNVSIDFMGKEITYSELKKEVEEASTFLNSLGIKHKDRLTIMLPNLPQYIIFFMAAMKLGITVVQMNPLYTTSEIEYELRDSGSKSIVLMAASLEKVLPLRKKLLNTIIVVGVDDYLPPVKSFFFRLMDRNSRAHLPAEPGIIRYKHESVKTQIEDAKIDPYTDAALLQYTGGTTGVPKAATLTHRNLIANANQLIEWFPEDFKHEISYLASIPYFHVYGMMTAMLTPLLQGSRLIIIPDPRNQKMILNAIHKKKPTAFPGIPTMYHSIINHPDVKKYGIDNIKLCISGAMPLPQELQKKFEDITGGTLVEGYGLSECSPVTNISPLLPEWKDKRRPGSIGLPLPGTYEKIVDINDGETELEPGMEGELLIKGPQVMMGYWNRPEENKKVLENGWLHTGDIARMDRDGYFYIVDRKKDLIIAGGYNIYPREIEEVLYQNPKISECAVIGVPDPHRGETVKAFIVPSDKTLTEDELKEYCKQKLSIYKIPKIIEFRDSLPLTQVGKIDKKALKKE from the coding sequence ATTTATGGAGATGATAATACGGAATCCTTAAAAAATGCAAACAGTCTTGATGAAATACTTATAAAATCATATCCACCTGGCATAAGCAGGCACATAGAAATCCCTGAAACAGGCATATACCAGGCGTTTTCCAGGTCTGCTGAAAGGTATAGCAGGAATGTATCGATTGACTTTATGGGGAAGGAAATAACCTACAGTGAACTTAAGAAGGAAGTAGAGGAAGCATCCACATTTCTTAACAGCCTGGGGATAAAGCATAAAGACCGTTTAACAATAATGCTGCCCAATTTACCGCAGTACATTATTTTTTTCATGGCTGCAATGAAGCTTGGAATTACAGTGGTTCAGATGAACCCGTTGTATACAACCTCTGAAATAGAATATGAGCTTAGGGACTCAGGGTCAAAAAGTATTGTGTTAATGGCAGCCTCTCTTGAAAAGGTTCTGCCATTAAGAAAAAAACTGCTTAATACCATAATTGTTGTTGGCGTTGATGATTATCTGCCACCTGTGAAATCCTTCTTTTTCAGGCTAATGGACAGGAATAGCAGGGCGCATCTGCCAGCGGAACCGGGAATTATCAGATATAAGCACGAAAGTGTCAAAACACAAATTGAAGATGCAAAAATAGATCCATACACTGATGCAGCACTCCTGCAGTACACAGGGGGAACAACGGGCGTCCCAAAGGCTGCTACTTTAACGCATAGAAACCTGATTGCAAATGCAAACCAGTTAATAGAATGGTTTCCCGAAGATTTTAAGCATGAAATATCATATCTTGCTTCAATACCCTATTTTCATGTTTATGGTATGATGACGGCGATGCTAACACCTCTGCTACAGGGTTCCAGGCTCATAATTATACCGGATCCCAGAAACCAGAAAATGATACTGAATGCCATTCATAAAAAGAAACCCACTGCATTCCCCGGGATTCCAACAATGTACCACAGCATTATTAACCATCCAGATGTAAAAAAATACGGCATAGATAATATAAAACTGTGCATATCAGGTGCCATGCCACTTCCACAGGAGTTGCAAAAAAAATTTGAGGATATTACAGGTGGAACACTGGTAGAGGGCTATGGTTTAAGTGAATGCTCCCCTGTAACAAATATATCTCCCCTGCTGCCGGAATGGAAGGATAAAAGAAGGCCGGGATCTATAGGGCTCCCACTTCCTGGCACCTATGAAAAAATAGTAGATATAAATGACGGGGAAACAGAGCTCGAGCCCGGGATGGAGGGTGAATTGCTTATTAAGGGGCCGCAGGTAATGATGGGTTACTGGAACAGACCTGAGGAAAATAAAAAAGTTTTAGAGAACGGGTGGCTACACACTGGTGATATTGCGAGAATGGATCGTGATGGCTATTTTTATATAGTGGACAGAAAGAAGGATTTAATTATTGCAGGAGGTTACAATATATATCCACGTGAAATAGAGGAGGTTCTTTATCAAAATCCTAAAATCTCAGAGTGTGCCGTTATAGGTGTTCCAGACCCTCACAGGGGAGAAACCGTAAAAGCCTTTATTGTTCCCTCAGATAAAACACTTACAGAGGATGAGTTAAAAGAATATTGTAAACAGAAGCTATCTATTTACAAAATACCAAAAATAATAGAATTCAGGGATAGCCTTCCACTTACCCAGGTGGGAAAAATAGATAAGAAGGCATTGAAGAAAGAGTGA
- a CDS encoding CBS domain-containing protein — translation MALEIKNIMQKQPIYMDENATVYDGAKKMSEANKGSILLGEPTSLRGIITERNIIKAIAEGKKLDTSLGNVATKENLIFIHEDDSITKAAVLMSKHNIRHLIVKSSTGAVSGILSTRDLMRESQTLKELANVKNSDWFGSD, via the coding sequence ATGGCTCTTGAAATCAAAAATATCATGCAGAAACAGCCTATATACATGGATGAAAATGCAACTGTATATGATGGCGCAAAGAAAATGTCAGAGGCAAATAAAGGCTCCATACTTCTTGGTGAGCCAACATCTCTGAGGGGGATTATTACAGAACGCAACATCATAAAGGCAATTGCCGAAGGCAAAAAGCTGGACACTTCTCTGGGAAATGTGGCTACAAAGGAGAACCTCATATTTATTCATGAGGATGACTCCATTACCAAGGCTGCAGTGCTTATGAGCAAACACAATATAAGGCACCTTATTGTTAAATCCAGCACCGGAGCTGTTTCAGGCATTCTTTCAACCAGGGACCTAATGAGAGAGAGCCAGACGTTGAAGGAACTTGCAAATGTAAAGAATTCAGATTGGTTCGGAAGTGATTAA